A genomic segment from Bdellovibrio sp. ArHS encodes:
- a CDS encoding actin-binding protein — translation MATAAFQKILENISANKGVQNLLENFQKLNDEIKKKESELKKSFDQKKEEQIELAWKKYQEIVKVLSTSEAKIEKEVNTTIAKLKKSADDLEKNIAAYKKKAVAQKSKLEKSLFNKTMKKSSAKKATTKKAAKATSKKTAAKPAARKTTKKATKKAK, via the coding sequence GTGGCTACAGCAGCATTTCAAAAAATTTTGGAAAATATCTCTGCAAACAAAGGTGTGCAAAACCTTCTTGAAAACTTCCAAAAGCTGAACGACGAAATCAAAAAGAAAGAGTCCGAGCTTAAAAAATCTTTCGATCAGAAAAAAGAAGAGCAAATCGAACTTGCCTGGAAGAAATATCAAGAGATCGTAAAAGTATTGAGCACTTCTGAAGCGAAAATCGAAAAAGAAGTGAACACGACCATCGCGAAATTGAAAAAGTCTGCGGATGATTTGGAAAAAAACATCGCCGCTTACAAAAAGAAAGCCGTGGCACAAAAATCGAAATTGGAAAAATCTCTTTTCAACAAAACGATGAAAAAATCTTCCGCAAAAAAAGCGACGACGAAGAAAGCGGCAAAAGCGACAAGCAAAAAAACCGCGGCAAAACCCGCTGCTCGTAAGACGACGAAGAAAGCCACTAAGAAAGCGAAGTAA